A single Drechmeria coniospora strain ARSEF 6962 chromosome 03, whole genome shotgun sequence DNA region contains:
- a CDS encoding zinc finger domain-containing protein gives MPRDDLSIDFVKKMPQIEPLDPGLILDDWINRVQNLPEEIRFMQDEIADKDRQYNECIRLIEDRDGKIQKWIKSNGSHETNPKENNLRAQIRDNYARADQLSQDKIILVQRLQVNLDKHLRSLDVQIKLLYDRAEPGFTDPDEVPSLLRASTANLSNPAIRSVNPSTDIAPAGPTHLPLTPIQTSNPATTRLPTHPGIRQAQAQQNFPQHAASAPATPATNTINRQHRESSAGPATKRGLRVNTTLGNVPTASSGLARHSSLGPNTPKSGSAPAANSTTRAGSAGPRAASVKTASAVGSRRGTPITTGRKKPPNKSSLSRVKKASNRNSPASTADSDLSEAESIGAEYEDGAIDGRSRDTPIAEGKDADGDEAIKDAEDEDEEAGDDKKYCLCHHVSYGNMVACDNDNCPYEWFHWSCVGLKNEPNGTWYCPVCAEKFQKKSK, from the coding sequence ATGCCTAGAGATGATCTGTCCATTGACTTTGTTAAAAAGATGCCTCAAATCGAACCCCTCGATCCCGGCCTGATCCTCGACGACTGGATTAATCGCGTTCAGAACCTACCTGAGGAGATACGGTTCATGCAGGATGAAATTGCCGACAAAGACCGCCAATACAATGAATGCATTCGCTTGATCGAGGATCGCGACGGCAAGATACAGAAGTGGATTAAATCCAACGGAAGCCACGAGACGAACCCTAAAGAAAATAATTTACGCGCTCAAATTCGTGACAACTACGCTCGCGCTGATCAGCTCTCCCAGGACAAGATAATCCTAGTCCAGAGGCTACAAGTCAACCTGGACAAACATCTGCGCAGCCTCGATGTTCAAATCAAGTTACTATACGACCGCGCGGAGCCTGGCTTCACAGATCCGGACGAAGTGCCCTCGCTCCTTCGCGCCAGCACAGCCAACCTCTCTAACCCAGCCATCCGTTCCGTGAATCCTTCGACAGATATCGCTCCCGCTGGACCTACACACTTGCCACTGACCCCAATCCAGACCTCCAACCCAGCTACAACACGCTTGCCAACTCACCCGGGAATCCGACAGGCCCAGGCTCAGCAAAATTTCCCCCAGCACGCGGCATCTGCCCCCGCTACACCAGCCACTAATACCATAAATCGACAACACCGAGAGAGTTCGGCCGGTCCAGCAACGAAGCGTGGGCTTCGGGTCAACACCACCCTCGGGAATGTTCCTACTGCCTCAAGTGGTTTGGCAAGGCACTCGTCGCTTGGTCCAAACACCCCCAAGAGTGGGTCTGCTCCTGCGGCAAACAGCACCACCCGAGCAGGTAGTGCTGGGCCGCGCGCTGCATCTGTCAAGACTGCATCTGCTGTTGGGAGCCGACGGGGGACGCCTATCACAACGGGGCGTAAGAAGCCCCCAAACAAGTCTTCGTTGTCGCGCGTGAAGAAGGCGTCGAATAGAAACtccccggcgtcgacggcagatAGTGATTTGTCCGAGGCAGAGAGTATTGGTGCCGAATATGAGGATGGCGCCATCGATGGCCGATCTCGGGACACGCCGATTGCGGAGGGTAAGGACGCAGATGGTGATGAGGCTATTAAGGATGCtgaagacgaggacgaggaggctgGCGACGACAAGAAGTATTGTCTTTGCCATCATGTGAGCTATGGCAACATGGTGGCATGTGACAACGACAATTGCCCCTATGAGTGGTTTCATTGGTCGTGTGTTGGGCTTAAGAACGAACCCAACGGAACATGGTATTGTCCTGTCTGCGCAGAGAAGTTCCAGAAGAAGAGCAAGTAA